AATGGTAAAAGTTTCTGTATTTATTGGTACTAGTCTAGATGGATTCATTGCAAGAGAGAATGGAGATATAGACTGGTTAGATGATGCTAACAAACAAGTAACTCCTGGTGAGGATTTTGGATTCAAAAGTTTCTTAGAGTCTGTGGATCAAATAATTATGGGAAGGAAAACTTTTGATCAGGTTATGAACTTTGACAACTGGCCTTACAATAATACCAAAATGATTGTATTGACCTCAAAGAATATTGAAATCCCTGAGAAATTAAGGGAAACTGTAACAACATCCAATACATCATCCCCTGAACAATTA
This Candidatus Nitrosocosmicus oleophilus DNA region includes the following protein-coding sequences:
- a CDS encoding dihydrofolate reductase family protein translates to MVKVSVFIGTSLDGFIARENGDIDWLDDANKQVTPGEDFGFKSFLESVDQIIMGRKTFDQVMNFDNWPYNNTKMIVLTSKNIEIPEKLRETVTTSNTSSPEQLIKELSDQSINHIYIDGGIVIQDFLSARLVDEITVTIVPILIGKGKSFTGLLLKDSSLKHLKTTVYNFGFVQIKYKINK